The sequence below is a genomic window from Myxocyprinus asiaticus isolate MX2 ecotype Aquarium Trade chromosome 9, UBuf_Myxa_2, whole genome shotgun sequence.
attgtagtgagcagaatagcatctcagaaagcacaacacatcaaaccttgaggcggatgggctataacagcagagCACCACGTCGGACACTTtataaggaccatagtgttcctaataaagttctcaatgAGTTGCTCGCTGTACATGTAATCAGTTACTCCGACGCATCAAgcagttttaaactgtattttatgaCTTGCTTACTATCTATGTGAAGTGACAATACCACTACAAAAAGATTAATCATTCAAAGGATACAGGTTATGGAAAAAGGCTTGCAAACAAATCACTGGCTGCCATCTTCCCAAAAAGAGTACAACAAACCTAGGAAACTGCTTGGTCAAACCCTGTGGCTTTACAACAGCTTTGGAAAAACTACCCTTTGAAACGTGAACCTTGGTTTTAATTCTTTGatgaaacctgaatgactttcccTCTCTGAAACAGAGAACAAGAACGTGCCTTCATTGTTAGGACAAAGCAATAAAGGATGGAGGCTGAAGAATGGCTCTATATTTAAACTAAGCTCTGTTAACCTTGTTAATGACAGCAGAGCAAGACCACTGAGCCAAAGAAGCTGTTGGACAAAGGAGGACAGCAAACTAATACATCGTTTGTATTGTACCCTGCTTGATACttacacatacaaataaataaatacataaatagccCTAATAACACTGACATGCTAATATTGTTTGATTCACGGTGAGATACATTTGATAAGGTTGAAAAGCAGTAAAACAAAGAAGTAGTTAAATTATATGATGGGTTCCCAGTTCTTCACTATTAAAGAGTACTGCCTAATCAAGACGATTTAACAATGATACATGAAAAATGCCTTGCAAATCAACTACATATCATTTATAcaactattcttttaaacacTCTTACCCAACCCACTTTCAAAATGCAATGTATGAGCTCAACCCTGATATTGATATGATATTTTGAGTCTGTATATTCTAAAAGCTTCTGAAATTTCTCCCAATATTTGGCATGGTGCATCACTACTTAATGTAGGCtagtatttacattttaaaaaatgtcaataatACAGGTGCAGCTGAAAGTAACatgaactaaataaataaatatactcaCCGGTGAGAAGAAATACTGTGTCCCAAAAAGCACGATACATCTTTGTAAGGCTTTCTGTGATTTCTTGGTCAAGGTCTCGCAGCGTCGTCTCTTAAATGAAGTGATCTGTTTGCCAACATAGATGAAGGCACGCGAGTTTTCTAGAGATTGACCGAAATTACTGGTAGTCCTTTGCATTGGTCTCAATTTGAATTTGCATAGTTAAACTGTTTGCATGTTCGTTGTAGTTTCATCTATCCTACTCGACACACGACACCACGCGGCGATCCAGGTACTTTGAACTTGACGTCAAACTTCAGCAACGGTGAGCTCGGTTTTACCACTGACGTCATATGAAGACGTATAACGAttgtttataatatttttgtttattttatttattttgaggataGAAATCGCAGAGAAACATTGGTTACCTTCAGAAATAATTTTCAAATCACTCATAGAGCACATTTGTCCCTCTCCTTGACATCCTTAGCATCTTTATTCAACGACTTGTTTCCAGATATCCTAAAATACGTTTAATTgaaaaacattctctcatcacaataattttaatttagttttatttataggCTGTACATTTGGTAAACTGGTTAAAATTGAATGTACAAATTgtatttaactatttttttattttattttttaagaaggaTTATTTAATCTAGCAGTAAATGTtaccattttttattattgtgaactATGACCTGTATTGACGTTGTCAGTGATATATAAATACATGCGTTCATTCATATTAAATGTACTGACCATAATTCCACCCTGTCTTCGCTTTTACAATTGATTACTTTGAACAGAAAGTGCACACAATTCCATCTGTTGCCTTTGAAACCAAGTATTATCTGTTTTCCAAAAGAAGTGTGTTTGAAGAATGAGTATGATAATTTTTCACGTTTATTTTCAGGCTTTTGGTCAGTTGTTTCTTTAGAACTGGTGGAGCTGGTAGATTACACTTTACTGGCCACCTTTTTTTAATTTCTCCCTGTCTATTTCTATTCTGGCTCAGGTTTTCCTTCACGTGCATGACATGGTGTGTTTGTTTCCGAACCACTCCCACTGGTATATTCTTTCCTGGTTAAAAATATTTCCACAAGATTAGATTATACTGAAGGCCAAATTTAGTTAAGACAACACAGGAGTTGTGAAAATAGGCCACTGTGACACAACAGttttctttcagttttttttttttctaatttagtgtgtatatacatacacactaccCACTTCCTTCACCACTTCTGCAATTGCATAATGGGAGTCAAGAATGCAAAATGTGTGATAACATTATGTTGCCCCCTAGTGGAATGAACAGGTAAgctcattattattttaaatttcatttgCATTTAGAGGAGTGACCAGGTAATGCAGGGCCTGGTCTGGGGACAGTCTAGAATTTGACAATGTGATCTGGAACTTTAAATTAAGATAGCAGTGTGCGAgagtaataatacattatttcatGTTTCAAGAAGGCTATTTGAGTTAGATGAAACATGCCAAGAAAAACCCACCAGatgagatattaaaaaaaaaaaaaaaagtaggctaTATCCTACTGCTATTGCATTTTATGTAAGATAAAGAATTAAGTGATATATGACTAACTGAataactatactgtatgtagaaggataccactttttgtattgtgcaATATaatttaagcttaatcgacatcatttgtggcataatcttgattaccacCAACATTTGTAATTTtgacttggtaaaaaaaaaaataaaatacaaaaaaaataaatctgggttacagtgagacagtttcaatggaagtgaatggggccaatcagtaaatgttaaaatactcactgtttcaaaagtatagccccaagacgtaaacaatatgcatgttaacatgattttagtgctatAAAATCACTAATACtgtttctgtgtagttatatccaattttacaactttgttgccgaAACAGTGTAAACACTAAAACCTTAAAACGACAATATAAataacttaacagctcaaataatacattataacagaataattaatgaaagtgctttaaaaaatctatgagcttcacatttctgcatttaaaccctaaaaaaattggccccattcacttccattgtaagttcctcactgtaacctcgttttttgcttctttatttcttttatttttttcttcatttttttaagaaaaggatggacgagtctaCCGTCTATTCAGTGTGTTGTACTGTAAAGTGTTTTGGATCCTTccgctgatgaaacattgaaaaaaataacatcTATCCTATACTTTTCAGTTGTCAATAACCACAATGAAACAAGACTTGTGGAAATCGAGATGTGATCTAGTAGCTTTATTCAGATAtttacagtgcatgccattgaaaagactaagtttatccctcacagcctcgtttttatTCACGTCAGAATCGAATATGGCGTTAAAGTGAATAAGGTCTGCATAGTCTGCATGCCTAATGTTAAATATCTGTCTCACATGCCTTTCAAAAACATTATGTACCAACTTAGCGCAAGACACGCCCCTTGATTTGCATATGCATGTGATTTAGCTTGTCACTGCAGTTGCCGAGTCATAATTACAGTACAGGCTCGCACAGTTTTGACGTGTGAAGCAAGCTCAGATGATTAACAATATTTCATAACTGTTTAACATTTCGATTCTGTTAAGATTTAGCAAACCCAAGTTGGTTAGTAATATAAAATCACCATAAACACGTTTCCATTGCACAGTAGATCCTATAAGTTCCGACCAGTGCACGCAGTTTTAGGTTAGGtggaaataatatttttgtaagcTTTActtattttttgaatgaaagcgGATATGAATTTCGGAGGAAAAGTGCAAGAAAACCAGACTGAGTAGACTGACTTTTCAGTCTGTTTCAGCATTGTTTTATCCAGTCAGCGGGTGGTCAGTTACACACTGTGAGGGTCGTGCTTGACCGATTTCAATGATAAAGTTATTACCTGTATGAGGAGGACTCGTGCCTTTCTGCATCCTTCAATCAATATCTCAGTTCATGACGTGCACCAAAGCCTGATAGCTCCTTACTCTCTTTATTCTATTTAAACCTTTCAACAAGTATTTTTCTTGAGGCAGTATGGGCACATGCAAAGAGGAAATAAGAAAAACTTCAAAGGATAAGGTAAGCATGATTACTTTCTCTTGTTATAATTGGAGAAGTATGTTTGCTGACTGTACATAAGTTATTTTCTGTTGGTctaatttttggtttgttttttaattgaagAGAACTCGAGCtataaaacatttctttattgacatttaaaaaaatacataaaaaaaatacatatatcttTTAAATTATACATGATTAATTGAAATGTCACTAGCTCAGCACACTAAAAGCACATTTATCAAAGTAAGCAAGGTAAAATGACCTCTCTGACCTTTAACTTTatactctgtctgctcgtatgaatgtaacacatcataagaaagtgtttcactgctgttcaaatgcactttggatcgcatcatttatatgtataaatgttttccatctgaaaggactaaatatttaatgaatcaaatgacaataaaatgcaaagtaatctcttcagtaatcaaaatactttttgaatgtaactgtattctaattaccaatgattaaaattgtaactgtagtggaatacagttacttatattttgtattttaaatacataatccagttacatgtattccgttactccccaaccctgcctaaaAGTGCATTACATGTATGTTAACCATAACAtgaatgttaaaggtgcactcagtaattttttcttcattaaaaaagtttaactcctaaatacatgaattgtaattttacaatatatgtaggaaatcatgaccactcacattcaaatgaagattccagtcatatcagtaacattataaaagctgttttattctacatggagagggtccgcacatgggggctgccatgttaaaatcacatgaccagccgaatactactcgcttaatctcagtaaccgtcctgttatttgacactttcactcattgattaaagtactCATggctgggggggcctgggtagctcagcgagtattgacgctgactaccacccctatagtcacgagttcgaatccagggtgtgctgagtgactccagccaggtctcctaagcaaccaaattggcccggttgctagggagggtagagtcacatggggtaacctcctcgtgttcacgATTAGTggtctcgctctcaatggggcgtgtggtaagttgtgtgtggattgcggagagtaccatgagcctccacatgcggagtctccacggtgtcatgcacagcgagccatgtgataagatgtgcggattgatgtctcagaagcagaggcaactgagacttgtcctccgccacccggattgaggtgagtaaccgtgccaccacgaggacctagtaagtagtgggaattgggcattccaaaaggggatgataataataataaaaataataataaaaaaagtaatcatggctgactgtgaatattaaatttctacaatggcatctgaaactgaaaactattgattttaattatgccacatccaagccgctaggtgtcagtgtaagtccaagatgacacaaagacaaaagttactgagtgcacctttgacATCATTGATTTGTCTGAGCAGGGCCATACACGCACTCTGGCATTAATGGTGACATCCACAGCTATTGGAGGAACACTTCAATATGGATACAACCTGGCCATAATGAATGCACCGACTGTTGTAAGGAAGACACTAATTTATTGGGTTTATGTCTAAGAGAAAGTGCACATgcaattgtttttctgttttgtatGCAAAATTCTTGGTCGATTGTATATCTGTATATTTTCACCTTCAAGGCTCATTAAAAGTGTATGTTCTGTGTCCATTCTTTTAGTACATTCAAAACTTCCTCAATGAGACATTTCTGGAACGATGGGGAATGCAGTTAGAGGTTTATGAGATAACACTGATATGGACTTTTATAGTTTCCATCTTCTCATTGGGCGGTTTTATTGGGGCCTTGGTAGCAGGGCCAATGTCTATCCGTTTCGGGAGGTATAGTATAATCACTTTCTCCATCTCTGTTTTGTTCAGTCATGTTTTTATGATGGTAATATTAGCTATTGGTAATCTACTATTGTTCTcagtaacatttaaatataagaTTTTTTGTTTGGGGTACTTTAAATTAGGATTGGTTGAATCAGGCTTATTCCTAATTTAGAAAGACAGCAGTTCTTATACTGATGTAGTAATGCTTCTTTATAGTTTTCCCTGTTATATTCTTGTCCTCCAGGAAGAAGACTATGTTGCTGAACAATATTTTCTTAATGTCAAGTTCACTACTAGCATTGCTGAGCCGAACTGCCAAGTCTTTTGAGATGATTATCATGTCCAGATTTCTGGTTGGCATAAATGCAGGTATATACGGTGTATTATCAAATTGCagcaaatgtgttttaaatggaaTCTATGCtttcgattttattttttttatttttcagaataCTATTAAATTCCAGCTTAGTGGTCTTATGAATGGCTCCTCAGAAGCAAAACACATAGTTCACAGACATTTTTCATCAATTCcattacattttatacattttggtAGTTTGTTCTTGATATGACTAGAGACCATGTTCTCTGTTTATATGCAGGCATTAGTATGAATGTACAGCCCATGTATTTTGGTGAGAGTGCTCCAAAGCACTTAAGAGGTGCTGTGTCCCTCTCCTCAGCTGTCTTCACCTCATTTGGTGTGGTGTTGGGACAGGTGGTAGGTTTGAGGTATGTCTAATACACATACAATACATGTGATACAGTACTAATGAAGCAACGTATAAGTGAGTAATGTAACACCATTGGCTAATGTGATGTGAAAGCCATCTCTACTGTGCATTTGGTCTTTCAATCACTGAATACAGGTGTGCAGTAGAATAAAATGGGTTCAGCAGCCATCACAACTAATTTGATAACATCCACAGTGTTGATTAATCTGGGTTAAATTTGTCTGACATGCTGTTCGAAGGTGGCTTGAGAGCATTTTGCCATTGCTTTTAATGGGCATAAACAATAACTTAATGTTATGAAATGTCCTTTTTATACATATTAACCATATTCAAACTGATTTACATATTGTATAACCTGATGGTGTTTAAAAtttttgttcctgaatttctagACATAAAGTATTTGAATCAAATGACTCTGATATACTGATATACTGAATGTTTTTCTTAAGGGAGCTGTTAGGTAATGAGCCATGTTGGCAATACTTATTGGCCAGTAATGCTATCCCAGGCTTTATTCAACTCCTCACCTTGCCCTGGTTTCCAGAGAGTCCCCGCTACCTCCTCATTGACTGTTGGGATAAAGAGGCCTGCTTGCAGGGTACGAGAGTCTGAGTTAGTTTCTAAGCATTGGTACAGTTATTCTGTATTTtctttccaaaaataaaaatgaaaaacataagcTTTTCTAGTTTACCACCAGTGTTGACATAATGGGTTTGGGGTAACCAAGCTGTCAAGGATATTGCCTGGAGTTGCCTCTTCAATACAATGTATAGAGTTATTGAGAGCAAActgagcgcgtttacatgcacgttcttacaccgattatgcttaataagccgacagcatgtgtggtcatgtaaatgcattaaacagctttctttaTATGATTTTAGACCATTACCCTGATATTACGTTGCATGTGaacacctttaccggtgttcttactggcttatccagtcTGCGCAAGTGTTCTGTGCATGACTCTtcatggtttgacgtcaaaagcagagaataatttgattatttcaaatctcttgtaaacatggttttcttgctttgtcagatctTTTAAattagctgatttttgggagttatccacgtattggtgtgcatgtaaacaggctcactACTGTTGCTTTGCAATAAAATACAACTACATTATATGTACATTAATACACCATATAAACCATAATACACAATTCACCATTCTCATTTCTGATATTTCTGCATTAAAAGCGTATAAATGATTATTGGTAGTTGATGTATAACATGTCCATGAACTTTTATGATTAGGATTTTAGGTTAACaattatgaatgtataaggggaagtgtatattttagttttgtaccatttttaatctccatttttcaacttttaataattttagatggagtatagcatgtcacaatgTGGGACATGTCAACAACCTATATATCCTACATTGTTAAGTGAAAGTCTCTCCCATAGCACTGCGGCGTCTACGTGGCTGTGATGTGCAGAGAGAAGAGCTGGACGAAATTCTGCAGGAACAGGATGAAACCAAGGGAGAACGAGCCAAACAGCCATGGGAACTTCTTACTGACCGCAGCCTTCGCTGGCAGCTCATTTCTGTGGCAGTCCTGAGCAGTGCCATGCAACTGTGTGGCAATGATTCGGTGAGACCCTGCCTCAGCCCAATCCTGTGCCATCATATCACTGCTTCTTAATTGGAAATGTAAGTGTCCCAGAAGGGAGCAAGGGGTGAAAACACGACAAGATGCCTATAATGATTGGATGAGTTTGACACCGGTGATCCAGATCACACAATGAGCACAGGAAGAAACCTTGATTTTGTAACAGACTCTGCATTGAATTACTCCATAAATTGACTGTTAatcaaagaaaatacacacaGTTCATGAGAATGAGTGCTTATGTTGCAGGTTTGATGCATACATTTCATGTTTCTATGAGGTAAAAAATCACAAGCAAATGATTGACACAAACTGTGAAGTTTGCATAGTTTAGAAGTTTTACACCTACAGTCCCAGTTTGTGTTGTAATGTAATAACATCTACCTTACATATTCCAAGGGTGACTTCCATGTCCTGTGatattaatttaaaggaatattccgggttcaatacaaactCAATacacaacatttgtggcataatgttgattattacaaaaatacatttagactcgtccctccttttctttaaaaaaaaagaaaaaagaagcaaaaatcaaagctacacagaggcacttaaagtggaagtgaatggggctaatattTTGAGGGTTtaagggcagaaatgtgaagcttataattttataaaagcactaattcttctgttaaaagtcatgtattatttgagctgtaaagttgtttaaatcatcatttttaaagtcatttcagggtttgttgacattacatcatcatggcaacgaagttgtaaaattgcctataactttacacagaaagggttagtaagtgattttattacacaaaaatcatgttgacACATATCGttgatgtcttgtggctgtacttttgaaacagtgagtattttaacgtgagtttacggattggccccactcacttccactgtaagtgcctctcCAAACTTTTGctttattatgccacaaatgttgtcgattcagcttaacttgttttgaacccgaaatattcctttaaagtcattCGAGAAATGGACTGAAATTAATTGTCACCTGcttagtatttaaaaaaagtgttcaacaatgtgttaaaaaattatatttctataCATTCATGTAGGAACtgaaacagtgattgactgagtGAGTACCCTGCAAGAAGCTTTGGAAAATGTTCTCTTGTTGTACCCAACAATTCTTACAAAACTAAAAATAGATCAAAAGGATTTCATCCAAAGCTTTAGTGCAggtgtgttaatgtgtgttttgCGCTCTCAGAATTTCTAAAGATTAAGCAAAAAAATGTTCTCTTATTCCTCAGATTTACTTCTATGCATCGTATGTATTCCAAGAAGCAGGTATTTCTGCCGGAATGATCCCGTATGTGACCATTGGTACTGGCATGTGTGAATTCACCGCCTGCattctgtgtgtgagtgttcaAATAATCCGTTCCCAAATATATAACTGTCCCAGAACAAGGCAATCCCTTGATCCACTTGCAGTCCACTGTGAGTGAGTTAATTACAGAATGACATGAAAATGTTAGAAGTGTTTTAGTCTGCTgagccaaaacaacatttcttTGGAGGACTTAGGTCACCCCATTTAATAGTTTGacctatttctttttttaaagcagaGTAATTTTTGTTTTGGGTGACATGACTACACGTATTAGTTAGTTCAGTACAGCTCACTGATCGATGAAAGGTGTTTTTCTGCTAGAACTAAAAgtctgtgtgtctgtgggtgTATTCAGAACTTGTTGATTGAAAGGATCGGTAGGAAGCTGATGTTAATGGGCGGCTATGTTCTCATGACAGGATGGGCTATAGTCTTTACTGTGGCTCTTTCGCTTGAGGTATGTATTGATCACTTTTACAAGACCAGTACacatgcatgcaaacacacatgcaaGCTAATATGGAAGAATGTATTGGACAGTGCATGCTGAAAAACTATAATCTGCATTTCAAATGTATTCTCTGGAAGACCTGTTGACCTATGAGTGGACACACGTAATGTCTAAACCCAGATAGGACATGTAATAATGTCAAACTTCAATCACAGTGTTCAACTGAAGTTATGTAATCATTGTTAAACTATGACTGGTTTATTGCTGTAAGATTACAATAAGGTTATCATTTTTGTGAAATGCAAGCCAGACTGAGAGTTTTACTTCACTAATTATCATATAGTTTAAATCTGTtgctaaaacaatgaaataactgTTGTGTTTCAATTTTCCCTTTCTTCCAAAAGAATATCATTCACTGGATGCCCTACTTGAGCATGGCTTGTGTCTTCACCTATATTCTCAGCTTTGGCATGGGACCAGGTGAATCATGTTGTACCACAACATTCTGTTGTACTACCACATTTGTGAAAACTCAGATTGTCATATTAAGAGATAACGTGACCATTACCATATTGCTTcatattgttgttttattatgtAGCTGGGGTGACTGTAATCCTCCCTACGGAGATTTTTAACCAGACAGCACGTCCTGCTGCCTACATGATTGCTGGTTCTTTAATGTGGCTGAACCTCTTCACTATTGGGATGATCTTCCCATTTCTTGTGGTGAGGACATAATATATTTCACCCTTTTGGCCCGcaagaaaaacaaataattgtcaaaatattaataaatacagtcttgaccaacacacaataggtatcatttgaaagcttagaaactctattttacaatgcatataggcattatgaccaaaactataCAAGTGTGCTTTTAAATTTGCAAACAAATCAGAAgtattctgttttgataatttatgaaaatgtttgcaCTGTACagattattgtaatcagtaaaaacatcaatctcATCAGATAGCCATGTGtgatatgttgttggaaagctcttaaagaatagaatacaatcaacctttttgtttttactcacaaAAAACAATATCATGAGTAATAGCtcagtatatgtctttgacatacatgtttcatgtgaacaactGTTGCTCATATGCCGctttttcgcttataacttcacaaaaaagaaacagaacatacaatagcacataccattacttagaggaggcaattatctttcaaacaagcccacacataAACTAATTTTATGAATAGATTACAATACATAATTGAaaagaagcacaatgtgcacacagcatctggctatctaGCATTTTGCAATATGGCTGAAAAcaagttagctttcctggatcagatgacgtcaTTGGATATGATGTAGCATCATGAAAAGTTAAATCAGTCAGACTGGGTTCAGGTTGCTgaaaaatcatccatatttgggcagagagacatgtgattggtgactgttacatgTGGTCTCCAGGAGATGGCGTGAGTCTCAGAATTAATCATAATCTATATCGtttaatttttttgaaaagttttctttacagtgataccaaacaccaggccctccttgtttttttttttttttttcctcaagttATACGCCTTTAATTTTGGTTATGTACACtgaacaggaaatctttaaaaacaccctcaaagcttaaagggttaaaaggcCTGCTGGCTtcccagctaaaccagctaagacaaaccaaccagcttagtctgttttttcagcagggaaagtaattatctttgattgttaaAACAGAGCTACctaaacttttttattt
It includes:
- the slc2a11a gene encoding solute carrier family 2, facilitated glucose transporter member 11 — translated: MGTCKEEIRKTSKDKGHTRTLALMVTSTAIGGTLQYGYNLAIMNAPTVYIQNFLNETFLERWGMQLEVYEITLIWTFIVSIFSLGGFIGALVAGPMSIRFGRKKTMLLNNIFLMSSSLLALLSRTAKSFEMIIMSRFLVGINAGISMNVQPMYFGESAPKHLRGAVSLSSAVFTSFGVVLGQVVGLRELLGNEPCWQYLLASNAIPGFIQLLTLPWFPESPRYLLIDCWDKEACLQALRRLRGCDVQREELDEILQEQDETKGERAKQPWELLTDRSLRWQLISVAVLSSAMQLCGNDSIYFYASYVFQEAGISAGMIPYVTIGTGMCEFTACILCNLLIERIGRKLMLMGGYVLMTGWAIVFTVALSLENIIHWMPYLSMACVFTYILSFGMGPAGVTVILPTEIFNQTARPAAYMIAGSLMWLNLFTIGMIFPFLVSGLGQYCFVPFGAVCLLSALYIQLVLPETKGKTLPMITKEFYLLNYHEQKMDPERKQAHYQLGEICHSTAL